One Brassica napus cultivar Da-Ae chromosome C4, Da-Ae, whole genome shotgun sequence genomic region harbors:
- the LOC106384163 gene encoding putative protein TPRXL, with the protein MSSPENHWLSPGRLASVLNPSSSTSGELLPKPPDPPDPSLPPSVTDFPHLLHPPSSSTSPKFTTVTATVNPNTALQFSFEILQEPSTTSSSTDPHLVSDVTMSDSVEVPSSSAEDVTTNSNTEPILITIPPKNSSPILTNKAYAPSPSSTKPLASKPDPNLLSSNRNPIPIRSSSNPIPKRSYPNLSSKSSTPKPPIN; encoded by the coding sequence ATGTCATCTCCTGAGAACCACTGGCTCTCTCCTGGTCGTCTAGCTTCCGTTCTGAATCCATCATCGTCCACTTCTGGTGAGCTGCTACCCAAACCTCCTGACCCCCCTGACCCATCACTACCCCCATCAGTTACCGattttccccatctccttcatcccccttcttcttctacttcccCCAAATTTACTACTGTTACTGCTACAGTTAACCCTAATACTGCCCTccaattctcctttgagattttGCAGGAGCCATCTactacttcttcttccactGATCCTCATTTAGTCTCTGATGTTACCATGAGTGACAGTGTGGAAGTTCCCTCCTCTTCTGCTGAGGATGTCACTACTAACTCGAACACTGAACCTATACTCATTACCATCCCTCCGAAAAACTCCTCCCCTATCCTTACTAATAAAGCTTATGCTCCTTCTCCCTCTTCAACTAAAccccttgcctccaaacctgACCCCAATCTCTTAAGCTCTAACCGTAACCCTATTCCCATTCGCTCATCCTCTAACCCTATCCCTAAGCGCTCATACCCTAACCTTTCCTCTAAATCCTCAACTCCCAAACCCCCCATTAACTAA